The Anastrepha ludens isolate Willacy chromosome 2, idAnaLude1.1, whole genome shotgun sequence DNA window tggccgagctcctcctcctatttgtggtgtgcatcttcatgttgttccacaaatggaggacctacagaagctttttcatggcagaaatacactcggaggtttgccattacctgccgaggggcgaccgctattataaaaaactgtttcttaattttttgtccttcgaaccgacgttctctctctgaattccaaatggtagtcacgcaccaaaccattcggccacggcggctgTCTAAGGTGTATTAAATACGAGTGGCTCTCTTTTAAGCGactataatttcaaaaattgtacacaaatgaattaaaatgtttattttttttcaatttgtcatTTTATTATGCGAGTACTGTCAAATTCAATAACACTTTGTCTTTCTACATCCATTCTCCTTTCGGTTTCCCGCGCAAGTACGAACGCAGACCCAAAGCAATAATCGCGGCTTTTCATCTAATTTGTATTCCTTTTTTATTCCAATTGGGAACATAGGGCTTCAACAAAACATTTGAATATTATTCTCGCTGTTCTCTTTACGACATCCCACGTTCGTTTAACTGTTTCTAGTTCACGAAGGCTAGAACGCCTTCAAGTACTTCGTTGACAACCGGGCCGTCTGTCTCCTTGTGGGTTCCATTCCAATGCTGTTCTATTAATGCTTTCCCTGTCCTTTCTGATAGTGTGCCCGATCCATCGCCATTTACGACCACTTATCACCTTTTGGATTGGATCTTGCTCGATGAAGCTTTGTAGTTTCTGCGTAATGCTTCTCGACACCAGCCACATTTCACTACCATATAAGAGTGTGAATTTTACGCATGAGTTGAGTACTCTTGTTTTAGTTTTCTGCGAGATTTGTCTATTTTTCCAAATTGCCAGTAACCGGCCAAAGTCTGACCTAGCTTTACGCAGACGGGTTTCTGCGTCTTCTTCTGTTCCATCCTTCGTTGAAATTATGTTACCGAGATAACAGAAACTTCCAACATACTGCACCGCTTCTCCCTCGATTACAATATTGTTGAGATTTGTATTGTTGATTTGCATTGCTACCGCGCGGTGACTAGAAAATCAAATTTGCCCTGCAAGTCGGAATGCCTGTGTGAAAGCAGGCAAATATCGTCAGCATAGTCGAGGTCGTGTAGTTGACGGGATAGCCTCCAAGTGATGCCTGGACCGTGAAAAGAAGTGGCGACAGTGGGCAGCGCCTGTTTCACGCCGGATGTTGCTCTAAATGGAGTACTTGTGGCGCTATTGTAGAGAACTTCTAGCTCTGCGGTTCAATAGAGTACCTTTATAATATGCACAATTTTTGTAGGAACTCCTTTTCTTCCATATTGCAGAGAGCTTGATGGTATCAAAAGTCTTCTGGAAATCAATGAACACCATATAAAGTGAGGTATTCCATTCTAAGGATTGTTCAATAATTATCCTCAGAGTATTCGCTTAATCTACGCAATTCCGGTGGGGACGGAAGCCTGCTTGTTCATCGCGTTATGACATTTTGACCGGTTGAAGTCTGTCCAAAATAATGGTTGCGACTATTTTATAAATAGTGTTAAGCAACGTGACGCCTCTCCAATGGCCGCATTCCCGAAGGTCGCCTTTTTTTTGGCAGCGTGATTACAATGCCTTTCGTCCAAGACGTCAGGAAGTTTTCGCTCTCCCAGGCTGCAGCGATGTAGAATCAACACCCTAACGTCTGtatccatgatggaaagaataatgatatggcgcctatcgtggtcccgttactttgctctcagcgaatttgacaacgagttacgtgattttagctccagtatggccagattaccattttcgtaacttgatttagcatttttttttattatttagtctcggagttttagttctttcgtcatgacatttttctagcctgttctaattaaaatgtaatgtttataattttgtaaaatatacattttttaataatttgttaaataattcactcagttttatttagctttactttttttaacatctggtggcattgcccgcgattgcaggtgttgttggtgttcttctgctttcggcagtcaaatctctctctcgctactgcagtgttgcctagcctTGGATAttaaaacgcactaaaatgctcatttaaagaaaataaaacaccaaatttttattgaatcacttaaagaactttgtatgcgtgacaaattgtctttagaatgtgggtttttttttaattaatgtgttatgcttatgtacaatttaatttatgagttttttttttttttgttaagcgagactattttgttaaaggaacgacttatttgctctttttgtaaaaatgtcagtatggtttatttagtattttctggtattttgtggcttatttttacaatgaatagacctcttgatgccctatgtcccactaaggattgatggccggaagaaacgattacacctctatggtttttatCCGccttcagtaaattcaaacgccttttaaaatgtgtaaaaaggtttccaatcttaagaagagttgagattgaggcatttaatattcttgcataaccttaaaagcagtaaaaaattaaattcacactttcaaaatatcaaattttataagaaccaactaattttcattagcactaaaatcatCTCAGGGTGgcctttttaaccttcttttgtataataatacagggtttttttaacttaaagtttcagtagctttaaattaaaaaaagaaacaaacacgaaactttaaaattttcgcattttcggtataaaaaagcactaaatttattgcgaagagcaaatggttggcaatgctgcacaacttggaaaaacgtgacgtcacgtactctctgatgggcgcaatcttctttctatcattcttggtctGTATCATATCCAAAATAGTTTTCCACACTTCGTTTTCTAGTTTGCTATCGCTTTCTTTGTTCCGAGTAATAACGAGTAATAAGGGAGTACAGAACCAACAACAAGCAATAAACAGGCTCCAAAATCAGCATGTCAAAAGAAGTATTATTTTCTTTGGGAAATCTTACTTCTGACTCTACTGGgacataataaaaatttgaatatgtatCTAAACATTTTCCTTTTCCGAAAAGTATCGAATTATATTTTCCAACAAATcacaataattttgaaaattgaattttcaaaaaacaaacataaattaATATCAACATCAAATTCCCAATTTTGTCTCACCTAAAGCCTTCACAATTATTCGTAAAAACGTAtgcaaataaatgttaaatattttggtCGTcgcttttttgtaaaatgttcaTTCACTACATTTCATTCGTCATATTTTCAGCATCCCACAATTGCTGAAAACTTACAAATACCAGATGAATTTGCGAAGCAACAAAAGCAGGAGGGCGCATGGTGGCGTCATTCCATTTCTGGTGGATTTGCTGGTGCCATTTCGCGTACATGCACAGCACCAGTAGATAGGATAAAACTATATATGCAGGCAAGTGGATGGATAGTAAATGCACTACTACAATCttctatatacctacatacatatgtatgtatgtatttgtaggtCCAAAACCAGAAGACTTCCATATACGATGGTGTAAGTTATTTGATTAGAGAGGGAGGCGTACGAAGTATGTGGCGCGGCAATGGTGttaatgtattaaaaattagttcagatTCGGCAATAAAGTTTACCATCTACGAGAAACTGAAACATTACATAAGAACGGAGAGAGACTCACGTCAAGGGGAAATGAGTATTGGTGAACGATTCGTTGCCGGCGCTCTTGCGGGTACCATTTCACAAAGTGCGGTTTATCCATTTGATGTCATGAAAACACGCTTGGCACTGCATGAGCCCCATCAATATCGCGGCTTAATAGGTGCGGTTAAAAAAATCTACTTGACCGAAGGTATACTGAGCTTTTACAATGGCTACGCTATAAATGTAATAGGTGTCATACCATATGCCGGTATTGATCTGGCCGTATacgaaactttaaaaaagcattTGAAATGCGAAAAAGCAAATCAATCGCATTCCTTAAATTTATTACTCTGCGGTACTATATCCAGCATACTGGGACAGGTAATTACCTATCCATGTTCACTGATTCGAACACGAATACAAGCGCAAGgtaagaatttagttcaaaccaaaacttttatataaatattaaatcgcTAAgaatgaaatttgtaaaaaaaaacattggaaaAAGGTTTTGCAACTAAAATATCTTAGTTGTTATTGTTCGACGATATGTCATAGGCTCTCTGATATAAGTCAGACTCAATTGAACAGAGCCATAAGTAAAAGCACTCTcagtaaaaaatgtcaaaaaatgtcCATAGCTGAGATCACCTGAGTGAAGAGTGTTTTGGAACTCTTTTTTatgtattgggttggcaactacgTAATagcggattttttttagaaaatcaaagaactattttatttatttatttatttacaaacgtggtataataatataattattttaacagGAGAAtaggagcactggctgccaggacctTCGGCTCTTAAGacaactaaataactttattctgtaatgtactgcccattttgatcaatgaccttttgccatctttcaggcagcatcataatcatCATAATCCCaaacttttggtttttattagcaaaaaactgaatcagttACGATTTGAAATCAGCATAATTATTGTAatgtttaccattcaaggagttttgtaaagatcgaaaaaaaagtaatcagatggcgTAAAGTCCGGGCCAccatgtggcaaaacatcccaaccaagctccaataatttttgcggaGTGGCCAAAGATTGGCCAAAGATGAGTGTGGCCTtacattgtcatgatggaatacaatattttttcgatttttgagaattcgggccgcttttcttcaactgcattgtttaatttcgttagttgttcaatgtaaacatcagaattgatcgttcggtttgGTGGTCAGAgctcaaagtagacaattcctttgtaatccctcCAAACTGATATGTTAGGTTGAAgcgtgtgcttttcaaaaattttagaatatctctgatttctgtagaactgagatcttccaactcattaaaaaattgtttatccaGAATAGTAAACTTTCGTCTGGATGGAGCAGGAAattggcacagtaggtgcgaaattgtctcttcctcgtcctcatttAGGCAGCTTCTacaaaagtcatgtgtttgcacacccatcctctaGGCGTGTCTACTAAAtatattaggcagtgccccgttatgtgtttattttggttgacgggcgattttgcaggtagCTTAATTatgccatctttcgtttgctttccttacaatttcttcaaggatgagtagcttacatgtttgtaagggtatccctatgtcattatctatgtactcatgagtcaatttggtgccgagtctcactagttcatcggctctataGTTACCCTCAAtatcgcgatggccaggaacccatgttacctttaggtgaaataacTCAGACATCTCGTTAAGCGATGTGCGGCATCtaatggctaccttggaggttgtcgactgttttgtgaggaattttatcgccgcctggctattagtgaaaaatgtagatatcatttccggatatcgcattacactgtatcagtgtcgcggctgaaagacactacagtagtcaggcagtcgaaaactgaaggagagccccagatgttcggaatatacacctccgcccatcctgccctcgagctttgagccatctgtgtatacatggatggactcgccctgtcttacatcgtcccgttcccactcttcccttgagagtaggagggtcgtaaacgatgtaatCGCAAGTATAGGCGGGAATGCATAGTCTACCAATACGGGAAGCTCCGAAGTGCCAGCCTGGATTTTACCGTAaccataatccgtgtttgaccacagagtgttcagccttattgccttATAATACCACTTTAATCTACTTCTGCCCATAAGACGTATCGctgcctcaaaaattaaggcTAGTGTAGGTGCAATCATATTGTTTGTGTGTTGCAAATCAGCGGGGATGATTCCATCAGGTCCCGGTGACTTGTAAGGTTTGAAGCTGCCAATGGCAAGTTCTATGTTATCCTCCGTTATAAAATGTATTGGGGGATTATTGTAGTCAACTATAGGGTGGGTTCTACTATCTTCGTTGCAGAGACAACCTGGAAAGTGCGTCTGCATTagtaattctagtgtttcttCACTGCTGGTTGTCGAATTGTCATCTCTTTTATGAGGTAGCTAGGGTTGCTGGGACTTGTTGATACTACTTTCCGGAGTCTACTGGTCTCCGAAACACtttctatcttttgacagaagtcTCTCCAAGACGCTGTTTTTGCTACCCTTATGGCATACTTAAATCTACGCTGGCATTCTTTGTATCTATCCCACGAGTtggtttgagttggttcacctggcctgcttcataatcttttccgcttgatatttttgtatataaccCATTTTGCgacgccagttatcagtcgttttaaaaatggatcattttcattacgtttctttagcaaatcccagctgttaatgcgttgcgttaaatgcgttccTTTAAGTTCGGTACCcctgtatcgagtttttgagcATAGCCACGTTTTTTTAAGTGATGTATGGGgcacatgaagcttctctgcaatctcacgtgttgtactgtgacgatccgaatcgattattgtttTGATTAGGGCGTCCACAACTTCAATTgtacgaccagagcgtttttcatctttgagtgaaaattcaccggaacgaaatttggcaaaccaattttgacactgccgttcttttaaggcttcgtcactataaacagcacataactttttatgagcttgcaatgcagttttccctttgcggaaataaaaaagcaaaatatgacgaaattttccttttgattctccatttttcaacgaacgcgacacgaaaactacgcaatcgatcaaaatactttttttactgattgacagctgaattgccaactacgaaataacaaaatatgttttacatttgtactacgtctgcaaacctaaaaattcaactgaaaccatctatgagtgaaatccgcaattacttagttgccaacccataACATGGTCGCATAAAAATTGGttgaatttcatagaaaatcgtgtcaaaaagtctaaaaatttaCTTGTACTTGTATTTTTGTGCAATGGCCATGACAGCCATTATTTCTAAGATGACTCAATTACTTACTTACTCATCAGCTGCATTTAAATTAAGAATCGGTGgtccaaaaaattatatagggttttccaataagaggtgttattttgatattcaaagaaaaatgctattttttaatataaatgatccgatgtttattgcattataaagaggaaggtgtgCCGTTAATAGCggcaaataacatcaggcaaatgaccaccacgaccacgcttacaggacaatatccttttcatgaaattttctataaccgaattgcaaagtggctgccctatgtcctcgatggcCTCAcgtattccatctttgaggtcttgaatcaacACTTGgctgttggcgtaaaccttctctttcacgtggcctcaaagaaaaaagtcacaaggggttaattcacaagatctcggtgggccaattgtgatcacctcttcgagtgataacacggtccagaaacttttcccgtataagatcaatggtttcgttgtttgtgtggcacgtagcgctgtcttgttgaaaataaacgttgtccaaatcaataccatccaattccggccataagaaAACGTTAATcacctctcgatagcgcaatccattcaccaataacacctgttattggaaaaccaccTTATTTTATAACTATTCAAATTAAGTAAGTGAACTGTGTGCAAAAGTTTTTCATTAGAAAGAATGCGAAATAAAGTACaaacttaacttaaaataaCTTTCTCGATTCCTTCCATATAATTATCCTATAAATGTGATattcattaatatatataattgtatgAATATTATAACAGCACATTTACTTGTATACTTTCTTTCACAGTTATTTTGAGAGATATACCACGCACTGGCCTATCACGCAGACCTGTAAACAGAAAGACTTCGTACCAGTTATTTCGAACGATTATCGTAAACGAAGGTTTAACTGGATTATATCGCggcttatttttaaatttagtcaaAGTTGTGCCTGCTGTCTGCATTAGTTATATTGTCTACGAGTATTCCATTCGGACTTTGGGCGTAACCATGAGTTGATTAGAGTCTACCAATAAATAAATGCTCGCAAAGTGATTGTGGCTtgtttaacttaattttaaaacaaaaaagacagATAACGTTACTAATTATTACTATAAATaatcatttttggaaaaaaagggCATAAAATACCCTTAAAgtaggtagtggtccacattatggtaacaaaacggcacgtaagtgctacttgaagtgtactggggtactcttgccatctaacctgcccttaaagtacgttcacatacgCAGTGATTAGCAGTAAGTCCAggaaaattaatctacccgttcacgtATGACATTttagctgcaaaattgacaatcaccTGTCAAGactattttgaaagtttttaccttatagaaattggtttggtgcaatattttaatgattttttaggttgttttattattattaaagataTGAACAAAAGGCAAATAGTGATATATGTAGTTAATCTAATTAGGCAATTTGTTGCTAGTAATAGAcagttggttgacggatgcccggtggaattcgtcgaaagcttctgctacctcggctgcatcatcacggcagatgatAGAggagatgaagatgtcaactgtaggctaaacaaagcaaggccGCGGGCGAATGCATtcagtatgggggagttcgcaaatctccaggcgcactaaactacgaatattcgacTCATGggtgaagtccgtattgttgtacggaagcgaaacatggctggtctctaacaccattaCACAGAGGCTACAACCCTTCATTATCAAaggcctccgcatcatctgcggaatattctggccaaaaaccatcagtaacgacgcactgtggagattaatgaACGAGGAGCCCATCCTTacgcaaatcaaacgcagaaagtggcgatatataggtcacacattgcgaAAACCACCAGTTGGACTAAATCCATAAGCGACGTCTACCGagattgcaaaaattatgacagcaatacgcatgcgaaattcgatattacattttataataggtaataagaggacaaagcgTCTATGGACACacactttttttctgttatatgaatacataattaataatacctaacaaaaatCGTCTTAGACTTATGTCTATAAgtgtgttttctttgccggcgtcctatttatatttataatgtgaGATTATAATAAACCTACTTTTGTCATAAAAGACAAGACATAAATAGGCAGAAAGTTTTAGACACTACTTTTGCTTTTAACTCCGTTATTAACAGAATTAAGAGCTggaaagttttggaagaacattccttctctgatatATCTCGATTGAGACAAGATATCTTACCCCTTGCTACGGTACCTTCCCAGCTCCTGCAAAAGCACTCTTCTATCACTCTACAACGACATGTTCAAAACTGCTAAATATCCTCACACTTGGCTGTCTGCCGACGTGATACCAATTTCTAAACCGAATAAGCCTACAAATCACCTCGATAGCTACAGACATTTGAAAAAATGATAGCAAAACGGCTTATGTGGTTCATAACAAAAAACGGGTTTGTGAGTCCTAATCAAGTTGCCTTTAAAAAACCATAGCACCATGGAAGGTCTTATTCCCATGCAACACTACATAGCAGATGCTCTTTCATCAACAAATCACTTAACATTACTGTCGACAGATTTTAAAAAGGCCTTTAACCACATTGGAGTCCATGTTGTTCTTGAACAACTGCCAGCGTGGCATGTTGGCCCGAAAATTTACCAGTTGGTAAAGTCGTTCTTAACGAATCGTACATTTCAAGTCAAAATCAATGGTGTACCTTCCTCAATGCACCGCCTTGAAAACGGTATACCCCAAGGCTCTCCTCTCTCAGTGGTACTCTCTATTATACAATAGCTTtcgaggaaataaataaaattgcctccaaacaaaaaagtttagacTTCCGGATATATGCCGATGATGCTTTCTTTTACACAAAAGTCAAAGACATCAATAAAGTACAATCAATATTCGAACAGCTTGACGAAGCTTTTGACCACCAccaataaacttatttttaataccTTGAAGACTGCTTCCAAACATAAACGaacatactactgtgggcaaaaagtaaggtgaatttggttgtaaaatgaaaaatctttatttattcttgtaaatcaatttcagccccttcaaaataatcccctctcaaagaaatacacttatgccaaccatttttccaatccccgaaacatgccaaatagtccatttccggtatagccaccagcaccttcttcgattcatcttttatctcctcaatcggctcgaaacgcgttccccggagtggtctcttgagttttgggaatagccagaaatcacacggagccaaatcaggcgaatatggtggttgtggaacgatatgcgtggaatttttggcgaaatggtcacgaagaacgagtccagtgtgagacggtgcattatcgtgatgcaaaaaccaagagttgttggcccataattctggtctttttagacgaattgcttcacgtaaacgacgcataacgctcaaataatattccttattaacagtttggccaggtggaaggaattcatagtgcaccacaccacgaaaatcgaacaAAAcagtcatcatgacctttatttttgaacgactttgacgtgctcttttcggcctggcctcgcctttagcacgatattcgcttgattgatcagttgtttcagggtcgtaagcataaatccaagactCATCTCCCGtcatgatgcatttgagcttgtcctgataatctgaaagcattgtttcacacacatcaacgcgacgactttttttccaagaaattgagagttttcggtaccaaacgagatttgacttttcgtaggcccaaatggtctttcaaaatggttttcacagatccttctgatattccgatcatatcaggaaggactttaacagtcaaccgacgatttttgagcactaactccttcccTTATTGACGtattggtcatctgttgacgtcgatggtcgtccggagcgctccaagtcatcaacacgttctcgaccctctttgaggtctttgtaccacttataaacgtttttctgcgacattgtcgaatcaccaaatgccttctgcatgctaaacgttcccgcagccgaaatttcattccgcaaacaaaatttgatggcacttctctgctcaatcaaatcagacattgtaaaaatcgaaaaatgcactcttggtcgtttggtaaacacaagcgtaaatatattactgataatgacattcacatgaaagttggcccagatgttattaacagtgctgccaactcatgaaaaactaactggagcgaaattttaataccgcgaagtttgacaaataaattcaccttactttttgcccacagtagtacaagATAAAGTCTGCTATACGAGAGTGTATTTCATCAATGTATAACCTGGGGATTCAAATCCCAAAAACATCGCTTAAATTGTGTCAATAGGCCCCCTGGACCTTCTCCCCCACCTCAATAAACTCTGACCTCCACAAGTTCTATAAAAATAACACTAGCTCCGAACTGTTCAAATAACTCTACGGCGAACTAGTCAACAGAGAAGAGTTCGCTAGTAGAACTCACATATTTACAGTCGGGTCTAAATCCGGCTATAGCACAACTTTCGCTGTAGTACACAATAATGGTGCACTGATAACAGGAGGCTTGTTACCAAGTTATAGCTCAATATTTTCATCCGAAGCAACCGCTATCCTTAAAGCAATGGACTTTGCGTCGAAATCGAAAGGTAAATTTGCCATATTTACTGATAGCTTTTCGGTAGTACAAGGGCTATCCAACATTTACGGTAGTAGTCAAATTCTCTCCcaaatacttaataaaaaatggagACAAAATACGTATCGTCTGGTTTCCAAGTCACAAAGGCATTCTGGGAAATGAATCG harbors:
- the LOC128855692 gene encoding calcium-binding mitochondrial carrier protein SCaMC-2-like; protein product: MHRISGKSNNCLFKHPTIAENLQIPDEFAKQQKQEGAWWRHSISGGFAGAISRTCTAPVDRIKLYMQVQNQKTSIYDGVSYLIREGGVRSMWRGNGVNVLKISSDSAIKFTIYEKLKHYIRTERDSRQGEMSIGERFVAGALAGTISQSAVYPFDVMKTRLALHEPHQYRGLIGAVKKIYLTEGILSFYNGYAINVIGVIPYAGIDLAVYETLKKHLKCEKANQSHSLNLLLCGTISSILGQVITYPCSLIRTRIQAQVILRDIPRTGLSRRPVNRKTSYQLFRTIIVNEGLTGLYRGLFLNLVKVVPAVCISYIVYEYSIRTLGVTMS